From the Paenibacillus sp. FSL H8-0548 genome, one window contains:
- a CDS encoding nucleoside-diphosphate sugar epimerase/dehydratase, with translation MTYRQRFSLLILMDSFIVLTAIFFSRLLLSASLDVVTIPIVISSITLLLSHHFFSFYYKLYKKAWEYASVGELIIITKAVSFSIFAAAIIQQLVMKDVFFRLLAVTWMIHMLLIGGSRLCWRIFRGRYSKHDGQQKRTLIVGAGSAGTMLARQLLNNSDTELLPIAFIDDDIHKHNLDIMGIPVSGGVSSIAKLALDKDIHNIVIAIPSLSKKQLNTIFGECAKTKAKTQIIPMLEDLATGRVSVSQFRDVQVEDLLGREPVELDIESISGYVTQKVVMVTGAGGSIGSEVCRQVSRFLPEKLILLGHGENSIYSIEMELKELYGHTQIEFITEIADLQDANKMMAVMLAHRPQVVYHAAAHKHVPLMERNPEEAFKNNVLGTMNAAKAASQARVDTFVMISTDKAVNPTSVMGSTKRIAEMVIQHMDRISNTKFVAVRFGNVLGSRGSVIPLFKKQIEKGGPVTVTHPDMVRYFMTIPEASRLVIQAGALAKGGEIFVLDMGDPVKITDLAQNVIRMSGYTVEEIGIQYTGIRPGEKLFEEMLKANEMDEQQVYPKIYIGKSFEIYFEQIEEIIALHGGMSKAELRIKLLDLANNVVEVPDFVSVTG, from the coding sequence TTGACGTATCGGCAAAGATTTTCTTTATTAATTTTGATGGATTCTTTTATTGTGCTAACAGCGATCTTCTTCAGCAGGCTCTTACTAAGCGCTTCGCTAGATGTAGTAACGATACCGATTGTAATCAGCTCCATTACATTATTACTCAGCCATCATTTTTTTTCCTTCTATTACAAGCTCTATAAGAAGGCGTGGGAATATGCAAGCGTGGGTGAGCTTATCATCATCACAAAGGCAGTATCCTTCTCTATCTTTGCTGCTGCAATTATTCAGCAGCTGGTCATGAAGGACGTCTTTTTCCGGCTGCTTGCGGTAACGTGGATGATTCATATGCTGCTTATTGGCGGCTCCAGACTTTGCTGGAGAATATTTAGAGGCCGCTACAGCAAGCATGATGGTCAGCAAAAAAGAACTTTAATCGTAGGGGCCGGCTCAGCGGGCACGATGCTTGCGCGGCAGCTGCTTAACAACAGCGATACGGAGCTGCTGCCAATCGCTTTTATAGACGACGATATCCATAAGCATAATCTAGATATTATGGGGATACCGGTCAGCGGAGGCGTGTCTAGTATTGCAAAACTAGCGCTTGATAAGGATATACATAATATTGTCATCGCGATTCCATCGCTTAGCAAGAAGCAGCTGAATACGATTTTTGGCGAATGCGCGAAAACGAAGGCGAAAACGCAAATTATTCCGATGCTTGAGGATTTGGCTACGGGGAGAGTTTCAGTGAGTCAATTCCGTGACGTTCAGGTAGAGGATTTGCTAGGCCGCGAGCCCGTTGAGCTGGATATCGAGAGTATCTCAGGCTATGTCACTCAGAAGGTCGTTATGGTAACCGGTGCAGGCGGCTCGATTGGTTCAGAGGTTTGCCGGCAGGTTTCTCGTTTTTTACCGGAGAAGCTTATTTTGCTTGGTCATGGGGAGAACAGCATCTATTCCATCGAGATGGAGCTGAAGGAGCTGTATGGCCATACTCAAATCGAGTTCATAACCGAAATAGCCGACTTGCAGGATGCGAACAAAATGATGGCGGTTATGCTGGCCCATCGTCCTCAGGTGGTCTATCATGCGGCTGCTCATAAGCATGTTCCCTTAATGGAGCGAAATCCAGAGGAAGCGTTCAAAAACAATGTGCTGGGCACGATGAATGCAGCCAAAGCGGCAAGCCAAGCGCGTGTCGACACATTCGTAATGATCTCAACGGATAAGGCGGTTAATCCGACAAGTGTGATGGGATCGACTAAACGTATTGCAGAAATGGTTATCCAACATATGGACCGAATAAGCAATACGAAGTTTGTTGCGGTTCGTTTCGGCAATGTTCTAGGCAGCAGGGGAAGCGTTATTCCGCTGTTCAAAAAACAAATTGAGAAGGGCGGCCCCGTAACGGTAACACATCCCGACATGGTTCGTTATTTTATGACGATACCAGAGGCTTCGAGGCTCGTGATTCAAGCTGGCGCACTCGCCAAGGGCGGCGAAATATTCGTGCTCGATATGGGCGATCCTGTCAAAATCACAGATCTTGCGCAAAATGTGATTCGAATGTCAGGCTATACGGTCGAGGAAATTGGCATTCAGTACACGGGTATCCGGCCAGGAGAGAAGCTGTTTGAGGAAATGCTCAAGGCGAATGAAATGGATGAGCAGCAGGTTTATCCGAAAATTTATATTGGAAAGTCCTTTGAGATTTATTTTGAACAAATTGAAGAAATTATCGCGCTCCACGGTGGAATGAGCAAAGCAGAACTGCGAATTAAGCTGCTGGATTTGGCGAATAACGTAGTGGAAGTTCCGGATTTCGTATCTGTAACAGGCTAA
- the galU gene encoding UTP--glucose-1-phosphate uridylyltransferase GalU, translated as MKVRKAIIPAAGLGTRFLPATKAMPKEMLPIVDKPTIQYIVEEAIESGIEDIIIVTGKGKRAIEDHFDNSLELEQILTAKHKFELLSEVRKSADMVDIHYIRQKEPKGLGHAIWCARKFIGNEPFAVLLGDDIISAEKPCIRQMIEKYEEYHTSIIGVQRVADEAVSRYGIVDGAPMEESFHRVRHLVEKPSREEAPSNMAIMGRYILNPAIFDILGKQMPGAGGEIQLTDAIAALNLSEAVYAYEFEGKRYDVGEKMGFIQTTVEFALQREDLRYELLDYLSRTVEREAARK; from the coding sequence ATGAAAGTTAGAAAAGCGATTATACCTGCCGCAGGACTCGGCACCAGATTTCTCCCTGCAACAAAAGCTATGCCGAAGGAAATGCTTCCCATTGTAGATAAGCCAACGATTCAGTATATCGTGGAGGAAGCGATAGAGTCTGGTATTGAGGATATTATTATTGTCACGGGTAAAGGAAAACGGGCGATTGAGGATCATTTTGATAATTCACTGGAGCTTGAGCAAATTTTGACAGCTAAGCATAAATTTGAATTGCTGAGCGAGGTTCGCAAATCGGCTGATATGGTTGATATTCATTATATTCGCCAGAAGGAGCCGAAAGGTCTTGGACATGCGATATGGTGTGCTCGCAAGTTCATAGGGAACGAGCCCTTCGCTGTACTGCTGGGTGATGATATCATCTCAGCCGAGAAGCCGTGCATCAGACAGATGATTGAAAAATATGAGGAATATCATACCTCTATCATAGGTGTGCAGCGCGTGGCGGATGAGGCAGTTTCCCGGTATGGGATCGTCGATGGCGCGCCAATGGAGGAATCATTCCACCGCGTTCGCCATTTGGTCGAAAAGCCCTCGAGAGAAGAGGCACCCTCCAATATGGCGATTATGGGACGTTATATTTTGAATCCGGCTATTTTCGATATTTTGGGCAAGCAGATGCCGGGAGCAGGCGGAGAAATCCAATTGACGGACGCTATTGCTGCCTTGAATTTATCGGAAGCGGTATATGCCTATGAATTCGAGGGCAAGCGTTATGACGTAGGCGAGAAGATGGGCTTTATACAGACGACGGTTGAATTTGCGCTTCAGCGTGAGGATCTGCGCTATGAGCTGTTGGATTATTTATCACGAACGGTTGAAAGAGAGGCTGCTAGAAAATAA